The Myroides fluvii region AATTGGCTTATATTATTGGTTGGGACAATATGATGAAAACCATTCAAGAATTCTATAGTCAATATAAATTTACACATCCAACGCCTAATGACTTTAAACGTACAGCGGAGCGTGTTACAGGTGCAAATTTAGACTGGTATATGACGGACTGGACCATGACGAATAATACGATTGACTACGCCGTATTGTTTGTTGAGGAAATTCAAAAAAATCAATCTTTGGTTACGCTAAAACGCATGGGCCGCGCAGGAATGCCTTTAGATATTTTAGTAACCTACCAAGACGGTTCCATGGAAACATTCTACGTGCCTTATACATCAATGCAATGGAACAAACCGAATCAATATGTTGAATATGAACGCACTATTTTAGAAGGATGGGGTTGGGCACAACCAGAATATAAATTCATCATCAATAAACCCAAAAGTGCGATTAAAACCATTTTAATTGATCCGAGTCAGTTTATGGCTGATGTCAATCAAGAAAACAATGTGTATCATAACTAAACACTTCGCTTAAATCAAATAAATAAAAGTCCTAGAAATATTCTAGGACTTTTATTTTATAGATATCGTTTTCCTTTTCTACCTTTGCAACACCTATGACAAAACAAGACGAAACTTATCCGAGAGAAGAAAAACTAAAAGCCAAAAGGCTTATAGATGAATTATTTATAACAGGTAAATCTGTTAGTAAATACCCGCTTCGCTTGGTGTATATTGAAATAAACGACGAACAAGCTCCACCTTTTCAAACCGGCGTATCCGTTTCTAAACGCCATTTTAAAAAGGCTGTAGATCGCAATTATTACAAGCGTTTACTTCGGGAAACTTACCGCAAAAACAAACACCTCTTGGTCGAACAACTAGATCAAAAGTTTGCGATGATGTTATTTTATCAAACGAAGGATCGTTTAAATTATCAAGAAGTAGAGCACAAAATGAAAGCGTTGTTTGAAAAATTTATCAAACAACAACAAATACCCCCTTCTGAAAGCGATAGTCAGGCAATTTAAAGGCATTTCTACTGACCGTGTTCACTCTCTTCAATTGTTATATCCAAGGCTTAAAATCGCCTTATTTTACATACAAAAAAGCCGAGACGAATCTCGGCTTTTTCTATTTAAATACTTTTAATGTTCCCATAATGGCTTCTAACTCGAGCATTACATTGCGTTTACTCATGGATGGATTATACGTAAATCCTTCAAGCACTAAATAATACCCGTCTTTTTTGACGATGTAAGACAAATAAGGTCCTCCCATAAAGCTATTCTCCATATCCCAAGTTCCCTTTACTTCTGTAATTTCATGTCCTTTGAGATCAATTACTTTGTGAAAAGGCTCAAAATCAACACTCATATTCATAAAAGTATCTGGCTCCGAAGAATGAATAAACCTTCCTACTACCGAATCCCTTAAATAGTCCATATCTAAGATAAATTCTCTTTGTGTACTAAACGGTTTCACAGATTTAAAGGGCAAACTATACACTAAGATATTGCTATTTCCAGATGCTATTTCCTTTTTATACCAAACAAAATTATCATCTACTAAGACGCGTTTATATGAAGCGGGTAAATCAATATCTATATTGTATTTATCGTGTAAATAAACCGTTTCATACAATTGTCCTTCTTTGATACGATGTTGAATATCCACAATTTCTTGTTGGTGAAATCGATTGATAATTGAATCTTTATTTCTCAAAAAAAGCTCAATAATATTCTTATTATCCGCTGCTTCGATTAAAAAGTAATTCTGAGGTTGTGCATATTTATCGACAACTAATTCAAAACCCCTTGGACTTTGATTCGTGGTTACATAGACAATATTCTTTCTTGTTTTTATGGTATTAGCAAAAATACCAGGTGATTGTTGATCCAAATCAAATCGAGGTTCAGCAGGAATAATACCGTCAATACCAGCGGCTAAATAATTGCGAATAGTATCTCCGACACTACTCAGCCATAAATCGTCATCCATCACCAACAAGATGTGATTAATTTGTCCTTGTGATGGAGTACGTGAATCATCTTTCTGTATGGGGTTCTTACAGCTCACACAAAAAACAAAACAAACAATATAAAATACAGTATACTTCAACGAATGACTTAATTTATTCTCAATTTCATACCAGGCTGTAACGTAGCATTTTCACTCATATTATTTAATGCTTTTAACTTAGAAATCGTTACACCCGGCAAGTTTTTACTGATTGAATAAAGGGAATCCCCTTTTTTAACCACGTAATATCCATTGGTAGAGGCTTGTGCTACTGTAGATTTACCAACTACGAGCTTTTTACCTGGATAGATCACATTGGTTTTCATGTTATTTAAACGCTTTAATTCAACGATAGACAAACCGTATTTTTTAGCGATAACGCCAACGCTTTCACCTTTTCTAATGGTGTGATACTTGTTGCGAACTCCCGAAGTTTGCGCAATAGCTATATCATAATTTGGTTTTTCTTTTCGGTCTTCTTCAAAATCCACATAAGCGTAAATTTTTTCTTCGTTTGAAACCAACAATCCCGCTTTATCTAAAGGCAGACGAACAAAGTTTAATTCACTAGACGAATACGGTACTACTTTTAACTTATAGGTTGGATTTAAAAACG contains the following coding sequences:
- the rnpA gene encoding ribonuclease P protein component; the protein is MTKQDETYPREEKLKAKRLIDELFITGKSVSKYPLRLVYIEINDEQAPPFQTGVSVSKRHFKKAVDRNYYKRLLRETYRKNKHLLVEQLDQKFAMMLFYQTKDRLNYQEVEHKMKALFEKFIKQQQIPPSESDSQAI
- a CDS encoding DUF4837 family protein, producing MSCKNPIQKDDSRTPSQGQINHILLVMDDDLWLSSVGDTIRNYLAAGIDGIIPAEPRFDLDQQSPGIFANTIKTRKNIVYVTTNQSPRGFELVVDKYAQPQNYFLIEAADNKNIIELFLRNKDSIINRFHQQEIVDIQHRIKEGQLYETVYLHDKYNIDIDLPASYKRVLVDDNFVWYKKEIASGNSNILVYSLPFKSVKPFSTQREFILDMDYLRDSVVGRFIHSSEPDTFMNMSVDFEPFHKVIDLKGHEITEVKGTWDMENSFMGGPYLSYIVKKDGYYLVLEGFTYNPSMSKRNVMLELEAIMGTLKVFK